The Lagopus muta isolate bLagMut1 chromosome 28, bLagMut1 primary, whole genome shotgun sequence genome includes the window CCCCGAGGTGCCCGCTGCAGACCCAGCCGACCCCAGTGAGACCCGCGTCAATGGGGCCGAGCCCCCCCGGGTGCTGGTGAAGCAGGAGCCGAAGGAGGAGGCGGCAGCGGTGGCGCAATGCGAGACGGATGGGGATGAAGCGGCCAAACCGGAGGCCAATGGGGAGCCTGGGGCTGCCCAAGGCAGCGGCCCACTGGTGCCGGGTGGCCGCTCCGAGGCCGggcacctcctgctgcagaagctgctgcgGGCCAAGAACGTGCAGCTGTCAGCGCAGTGCCCAGGAGAGCTGAACGGGCACGCGGAGAACCggggtgctgggatggagccGCGGCCACAACCGGCGCCGCTGGGCCGGGAGGTGAGCGGGGCGCTGCGGGAGGGGGGCCGGGGCGGTCCTGGGGCCGGGCTCCGCATGGCTTTTCTTGTTTGTCCTCCAGGACCCTTCCATCGCCCGCAAGCCGGTGGCCGCCAAACCCAAGCGGGTGCAGAAGGGCAACGAGAGAGTGCCGGCCTCCCGCAAGAAGCTGCGCAAGGACGAGGGGCTGCGCCCCGGGGAGGCGCTCATGAAGCTGAAGCAGGTATGGGGCGGCGGGCTGGGGGACACCGCGTCCCTGGCACGGAACCGTTCCCAACCCgcatcccctccctgccccaggagctctctctgctgcctctgACTGAGCCGACCATCACGGCCAACTTCAGCCTCTTCGCACCCTTCGGCAGCAGCCCCATCAACGGCAAAAGCCAGCTGCGTGGCGCCTTCGGCAGCGCCGTGCTGGACAGTGTGCCCGACTACTACTCCCAGCTGCTCACCAAGGTGAGGGGGGCTGTCCTGCACCTCCACTGCGACCCGGGGCAGCCCTGGCTCACATCGACCCTCTCGCgctcccctctctccccccagAACAACCTCAGCAACCCACCCACGCCGCCCTCCTCGCTGCCCCCCACGCCACCCCCCTCCGTGCAGCAGAAGATGGTGAACGGTGTCACGGCTGCCGAGGAGATGGGTGAGCAGCCCAAGGACGCCGACTCGGCCCGTGAGCCCCAGAAAGGTGAGCGTGGATGGTGCAGGGCGCCGCAGCCCCGTAACACCGCCTGCCCCCCGGCCCCTTCATCCCCTTCATCCCCTTCGTCCCATCCCTATGCAGACACGCCGGCTGTGGAAGTGAAGAGCGTGGatctgctggcagctctgcccacccCTCCGCACAACCAGACTGAGGATGTCAGGTGAGCCGTCCCCGTGGGTGCCATCAGGCCCTGCTGCGGGGGGTGTTGGTGCGGCTGTGACGTCTGTGTCCCCGTAGGATGGAGAGCGACGATGACAGCGATTCCCCCGACAGCATCGTCCCTGCCTCGTCCCCTGAGAGCGTGCTGGGCGAGGAGCTGCTGCGCTTCCCCCTGCTCAGTGAGGCCAAACCGGAGCTGGAGGAGCGCGTGCTGTCCCCCATCATCCCCATCATCCCCCGCGCCAGCATCCCAGGTGGGCATGGACCGGGCGGGGGGGGGATTGGAGCACCTAGAAGGGAtttatggggtttggggacctGCAGGAGTGGTGCAGGAGATCCCCTAGGATCCACTTCTGGTGGTGTTTCTTGGGGATTGGGGTGCGTGGAAGGGATCTGTGGTGTGTATGGAGCAGGGGGGCAGAGCAGGCCCACAGGTTCCCCTCTCAGTAGCATTTCTGGGGAATGGAGGCACTGTGAAGTGGATTTGTGGGCTTTGCAGACCAGGAGGGACAAAGTGAGGCTGAAGGGTCTCCTAggacctgctgcagcagtgtgccAGGGGGAGCCCAGGGCATCtaggggggctgggggcagcgGGGGTCTGGGTGACTCTGACCCCTTCTCCCCATCCTAGTGTTCCCCGACACGAAGCCCTTTGAAGCCACGGAGCCCTTTGGGGCAGCACCCCCAGGGAAGGTGGGGATGGCCGGCCCGGGAGCCCCGTGGGAGAAGGGCAAGAGCAGCGAGGTGTCCGTCATGCTGACGgtgtctgcagcagctgccaaggTGAGCAAAGGGACGGGACGGGGGGTCCCCAGGCCGCGACACACGGACCCACCGCatccctccttcccccagaacCTCAACGGGGTGATGGTGGCcatggctgagctgctgagcgTGAAGATCCCCAGCTCCTACGAGGTGCTGTTCCCTGATGGCCCCATGCGAGCGGCGGTGGTCGAGGCTAAGAAGGTGGAGACGGACATGGCTGGTGAGCATCTGCCTTATCCCTGCGCTCCCCTTCCCCGTGCTGGGCTCTCTGCCACCATCTGTCTCTTTGCAGGGATGCTGGGTGGCAAGGAGAAGGTGGTGCTGGCCGGGAAGGTGCcggagagcagctctgagtgGCTGAAGCAGTTTGATGCAGTGCTGCCAGGGTACAGCCTGAAGGGCGAGCTGGACCTCCTGACGCTGCTCCGACAGGTCAGCGGGGTCCCCAGGATGGCGGGGGGGACGGGGGTCTCTGTGACCACAGAGGAGGGGTGGGTGGTCAACACGGGGCTGTGGTCGTGCCGTGAAAATGGCAGAGGGTtttgtgtgtgcctgtgtgagGCTTTGGCTGCAGGGGGAACGGGAAGGGGGCTGAGGGGGGGGGGTCTCTGCAGGACTGAGGTTTCCCGGCGGCCCCCTGTCGCTGCAGGAGGGGTGGGAATCTCCTCGCAGGGTTGGGAATGCGGCGGGGTTCCCTGAGGTCCTTGTGGGGTGTCGTATGGGGAGGTCGAGAGCGGGACTCCATGGGGTGCTCTGACCCCCCGCCCCCCGCGCTGCAGGAGAGCCCCGTCCCCGAGAAGACGCTGCGCCACGGCTACGTCAACAACGTCTCCAACCTGGACGTGCGGCAGCTCTCCGTGATGCCCCAGGAGCCCTCGCCCCCCCTGTCCCCTTCCGTCCCCTCCCCATCCAGCCCCACGGAGGCCGCCAGGGTCCCTGACCCCGAGGCTGCCCACGAAGCCCCCCCGGCCCCCTCCTCGCCGCTGCCCCCCGCCCCTTCTCCGGCTCCCAGGGAAGAgggccccgcagccccccacTCCCCGCCCCGCTTCAAGCCCCGCTCGCGGCCGCCGGAGGACGGAGACGAAGCGCGGCCGCGGCTCAAGAAGTGGAAGGGGGTGAGGTGGAAACGGCTGCGGTTCCTGGTGACCATCCAGAAGGGGGGGGCCAAGCGGGACGGCGACAAAGAGATCGCCGAGTTCATCGACAAGCTGGGCACCACGCTGCGCCCTGAGAAGGTGCCGCGCGACCTGCGCcgctgctgcttctgccacGAGGAGGGCGACGGGGCGACGGACGGCCCGGCCCGCCTGCTCAACCTCGACCTGGACCTCTGGGTCCACCTGAACTGCGCCCTGTGGTCCACCGAGGTGTACGAGACGCAGGGAGGGGCGCTGATCAACGTGGAGGTGGCCCTGCACCGCGGCCTGCTCACCAAGTGCTCCCTGTGCCAGAAAACCGGCGCCACCAACAGCTGCAATCGCATCCGCTGCCCCAGCGTTTACCACTTCGCCTGCGCCATCCGCGCCAAGTGCATGTTCTTCAAGGACAAGACCATGCTGTGCCCGCTGCACAAGCTGAAGGGGCCCTGCGAGCAGGAGCTGAGCTCCTTCACCGTCTTCCGGCGCGTCTACATCGAGCGGGACGAGGTGAAGCAGATCGCCAGCATCATCCAGCGTGGCGAGCGGCTGCACATGTTCCGAGTGGGCGGCCTGGTCTTCCACGCCATcgggcagctgctgccccatcAGATGGCCGACTTTCACAGCGTCACCGCTCTCTACCCCGTGGGCTATGAGGCCACGCGCATCTACTGGAGCCTGCGCACCAACAACCGCCGCTGCTGCTACCGCTGCACCATCTGCGAGAACAACGGGCGGCCCGAGTTCGTGGTGCAGGTCATCGAGCAGGGCCTGGAGGATTTGGTCTTCTCCGACTCCTCGCCGCAGGGTGAGCGACGGGGAGCCGCCGCTGCTGTCCTCCGTGCCGGCGTGGCCGTTGGGCTCGGCGTCGTgcggggaaggggaggatgtgGCGATGATGTGGGTCTGTGCTTCGTGTGGCTCAGCGCCGTTTCCTTTTGGCAGCTGTGTGGAACCGGATCATCGAGCCGGTGGCGATGATGAGGAAGGAGGCCGACATGCTGCGGCTCTTCCCCGAGTATCTGAAGGGCGAGGAGCTCTTCGGCCTCACGGTGCACGCGGTGCTGCGCATCGCCGAGTCGGTGGGTGCCAGGGCCGGCTGGGTGGGGGTCTCGCattgggaagggaagggaagggaagggaagggaagggaagggaagggaagggaagggaagggaagggaagggaagggaagggctgctggggcgtcgcagtgctgctgtttgacCCCCTGTCCCTCTGCCCCCTCCCCGCAGCTGCCTGGTGTGGAGAGCTGCCAGAACTACTTGTTCCGTTACGGCCGCCATCCGCTCATGGAGCTGCCGCTGATGATCAACCCCACCGGCTGCGCCCGCGCCGAGCCCAAAATCCTCACCCACTACAAACGGTGAGCTGTGGGGGGGCCGCACCGCTGCCATCATGGATCCTTGGGGGGGGGGATCCCTCCTTTCTGACCCAACCCCCTCTGGTTCTTCCCAAGGCCGCACACCCTGAACAGCACAAGCATGTCCAAGGCTTACCAGAGCACCTTCACGGGCGAAACCAACACGCCGTACAGCAAGCAGTTTGTGCACTCCAAGTCCTCCCAGTACCGCCGCCTGAAGACGGAATGGAAGAACAACGTGTACCTGGCGCGGTCCCGCATCCAAGGCCTGGGGCTCTACGCCGCCAAGGACATCGAGAAGCACACCATGGTCATTGAGTACATCGGCACCATCATCCGCAACGAGGTGGCCAACAGGCGGGAGAAGATCTACGAGGAGCAGGTGGGGGTCTGGTGGGGcagggggggtgggggggcatCCAGTGGGGCGCAGGGGGTGCTGGTTGGGGTGGGTGGGGGTCCGGTGGGGCACAGGGGGGTTCTGGTGTGGAGCGGTGGGTCTCAGATTGGGATGTGAGAGTCTCCATTCTGGATCAGGGGGCTCTGATCGGGGCATGGGGGACAGAGAGGCTCTGTGAGGATGAGGGGACCTCAGGGCAGCCGTgacccccttcctcccccccctcttttttcctcaccaGAACCGTGGCATCTACATGTTCCGTATCAACAATGAACACGTCATTGACGCCACGCTGACGGGGGGCCCGGCCAGGTGAGCACAGAACAACGCATCCCCCTATAGAGGGACCCCCGGTGCCTCCCCCCACCCGGTGCTGATACCTCTGTAACCCCCCCCCCAGGTACATCAACCACTCGTGTGCCCCAAATTGCGTGGCCGAAGTCGTGACCTTCGACAAGGAGGACAAAATCATCATCATCTCCAGCCGGCGCATCCCCAAAGGGGAGGAGGTCAGGAggagggggtgggagggggctCAGGGGGTCTGGGGGCCTCAGGGGGGGGGAATGCAGGGCTGAGATGTTGGGGTACAGCAGCGCATGACTCCCTGTTCCCCCCCCAGCTCACCTACGACTACCAGTTCGACTTTGAGGACGATCAGCACAAGATCCCCTGCCACTGCGGAGCCTGGAACTGCAGGAAGTGGATGAATTAAacggggaggaggaggaaacagaaagaaatgacagaaacgAAACAAAACCGCGTCGTCCGTGGCGCCAACACGGAGCCGGGGGCCTCGGGGCTCTGCCTGCATCGGGGCTGCGGAGATGGCAGGAAGGCTGGGAGCACGGAGGGCCGAGCGGGACGGATGGACGGACAGACGGACAACTCAGGGTTTTCTTTGCTTCGTCCTGCAAGGAACACAAAGGGGGGGGGGTCCAGCaagcctcccccccccccccccagccgtatcccaccccccccccccaaaatgggGAGCTGCAACGAGTTGGGAGCCGCCAGCTTGGCTGAGgattggatttttattttttagaaacaaaacgaaaaaaaagaaagaaaaaaaaaaagaaaaaaaagaaagaaaaaaaaaaacccaaccaaccaaaccCACGAAACTGAATTAATATTTGCTCGCTAATTACCAAGGTAACAAAGACTCCTTGAGCTCGACAATCCGGGCTCTGCTCCGTCGTCGGCGGCTGTCAGAGCTCCGCTCGGTTCCTTTTTCGgatctctttttgtttgtgagTGTGGATGAGACCCCGGAGCGCCGCCGTGGGCCCCGCAGACACGAGGAGCTTCTGCACCCAAACCTACCTCATTTGACGTCTTAGATTCGCTTCTTTTGTGttgttggttttccttttttccttttctttttgttttctctcgTTGGTTTTAAATGTGagccccaacccccccccccccccccccccgttggTGCCCGCCATCCTCATGGAGAAAACCCTCAGGGTGGGGGAGATGGGGGCCCCCACCCTCATCCCAGTGCTACAGTGTgaggttgggggggggggcaccgcTCCCCCCATAAAGCTATGGGGGGGCACCCTATTGCCCCCCACGCTCCGCTgtcggggtggggggggaaggttatttatctatttatacCTTATATTGTATATAAtatggggtggggtgggggctcTTTGTGCTCTGAGTGGGGGGTgcaggggatggggggggggtggcTGAGCTCCGAGGGGCAGCGATGGAGCAGCGTGTGGGCATTATGCAGCCCCCGGCcccaagggggggggggggctgtttGTAACCCCCCTCCCCTTTccacccccccaaccccccaatGCACCCCCAGGGCTCAAGGGGGGGCTCTTAACGCACAAACGGGCAGCGGGGGGGGGCTGGCCCTTTATTGGGGGGGGGTCCGACCCCTGGGGGGGGCCCTGTGCcggtgcgggggggggggggggaggggccgggcggggccgTTGTTTTAAAGCTGCTTCCGCAACTCGtcaaaaaagctgcagaaaaaaaaaaaaaagaaaaaaaaaagaaaaaaaggttttaaggtttaaaagaaagaaggaaaaaaaaaccaaaaaaaaaagagggaaaaaaggaaaaaaaaataataaaaaaaaattaataaaaatgaatttaaaaagaaaaaaaaaaaaaaaaaaaagataaataaaaaacgACCCgaggggggaaatgggggatgATGagaaagttttaaagaaaaaaaataagaaaaaaaaaaaaacaaaaaaaagaaaagaaaatatacgAGAAGTTTAACTTTCAGAGCTGTACATAAAGGCCGGGACGTGTAGAAAACCCGTTTTTACCAATACCGAAACCACTggatgttattttaaataaagcgCGTGAGAAGCCCGGCGCCTCGCTGTGCTCTTGGGGGGCTGCGCCGGGgtccctttttcccccctccgtctgctgttccttttcccttccaggaGCCGCTTTTCCCTTCCAGGACCTCGCGTGCACCCCGTGTTCAGGTCGTCGGGCGGTCAGGGGTCACGTGGAGTGCGCTTACTTCCGGTCACGTGACAGAACCGCACTTCCGGTCACGTGTCGAACGTGTTTCCGATCACGTGTGGGGTACTGGCGGAAGCGGTTCGCTGGCGCCGGGCGGAAGTGGGGCGGTGGCGGCAGCGGCGGACCCGGGGCCATGGAGGTGGGGACGGAGCGGGATGGAAACGGCGGGGGGAAACCGGGGGGGACCGTGAGGAGCCGCGGGGGTGGGCGTGGGGCTGCGGGCACCGGGAGGGTAACGGGAGCGGGGATAACGGGAGCGGGGCCCGGCCCCGGCCTTGTCTGTCCGCAGGAGCCCGGCCCCGGTCCGGTCGCGCAGAGCCCGGCGGAGCGCAGCGCCCCGGGAGCGGAAGGtgaggggggggaggaagggagggaggtcGCGGTGTCCCCGGTAGGGGATGTGCCGTTATTGGGGAGACCCGTTATTGTGGTGTGCCGTTATTGGGGTGCGGCGTTATTGGGGAGACCCGTTGCTGGGGTGACCCGGTGCTGGGATGTGCCGTGGGTTTGAGTCTTCTGGCGTCGGGGTGTCTCTGCGTTGGGATCTCTGACGTTTTGGGCTCCCCTGCTGTTGTGGCTCGTGCTGTTTGGGGGCATCTCCTGTTTTTGGGTCTCCTGGTGTTGGGGTCTCCCACGTTCTGAGGCGTCTCACATTTGAGGTTTCCTGTATCATTGTGCCCCATCTTTTGAGGTGCCCTGTTCTGAGCTCCCCttcctgctggccgcccctcaCGCtgccccccctcacccccccccccccccccccaggagaGCCCCCCCGTGGTCCCTACACGGCCTTCATGAAGTCACACCGCTGCTACGACCTCATCCCCACCAGCTCCAAACTCGTCGTCTTTGACACCTCCCTGCAGgtgggttggggggggggaggggggttggggggccAGGAATGGACTCTGCCgtgccggggggggggggggtcccaatatccccctcctcctcctctgtgtCCCCGCTGTAGGTGAAGAAGGCTTTCTTTGCACTGGTCACCAATGGTGTGCGGGCAGCTCCGCTGTGGgacagcaaaaagcagagctttgtgGGTGAGCGCtttgtgggggggggggctggagggggggggggggctggacCCCACTTACCCCCTCACCCCCCCACCCTGCAGGCATGCTGACCATCACCGACTTCATCAACATTCTGCACCGCTACTACAAGTCACCCATGGTAGGGaggtggtgctggggggggggggggggggggagggggctgccCCATAACCCTGTGGGttgggggggtgagggggggcCCCGTTGGATGAACCTGGGGGTTCCTCGTGGTGCTCAGGTGCAGATCTATGAGCTGGAGGAGCACAAAATTGAGACGTGGAGAGGTAACAGAGCTGCCGCCTCccgctgccccatccctgtgtggctgccccacagctgagCCTCCCCTCCCCACAGAGGTGTACCTGCAGGACTCCTTCAAGCCGCTGGTCTGCATCTCCCCCAACGCCAGGTGGGGGCcgtggggggctgtggggggctgAGGTGGCGGCACTTGGGGGGGGTTCTGTGTGAGCCCCAATCACTCCTTCTGTTCCACCCCCAGCCTCTTTGACGCCGTCTCCTCCCTGATCCGGAACAAAATCCACCGCCTCCCCGTCATCGACCCCGACTCGGGCAACACTCTCTACATCCTCACCCACAAACGCATCCTCAAGTTCCTCAAACTCTTTGTAAGTCCCCCCTCCCCGCTCAGCAGTGGGTGCTGCCCCCCTGGGTGAGCCGTGCCGGGTTCTGCAGGCTGGGGGTGGGCGCAGGTTTGATGCTGGGGGTTCCCTGGGCGGCGTTGGGGTCCCCCTCCGCACCCAGCGCTCTCTGCTTTCACTCCTAGGACCCCGTCCCAGCCCCCCTCCCCACGAGCCAGGGTGCAGCCGGAGCACCAAACCCAGCCAGCGTCAGCACTGtgtcccctcctccctccccgtCCCCTGCAGATTGCAGAGGTCCCGAAGCCCGACTTTATGGCCCGCaccctggaggagctgcagatcGGTACCTACAGCAACATCGCCGTGGTGAGCGCCAGCACCCCCATCTACGTGGCTCTGGGCATCTTCGTGCAGCACCGCgtttctgctctgcctgtggtCGATGATTCGGGTGAGGCTTTGGGGGCGGCGTCCCTGTTGGTGGGCTCTGTGCCCCCCCTTGGGCTCTGCGCCCCCCTTACAGCCCGGCTCTCCTTGCAGGGCGGGTGGTGGACATCTACTCCAAGTTCGATGTGATTGTGAGTATTGAGGTCGTGGCGACGTGGAACGGAGCCGCAAGGGACGGAGGTTGGGGCTCCTGGGGCTCTTGGGGTCCcggctgcccccccccccccccccagcgcCTCTCCCTGCCCCAGAATTTGGCTGCTGAGAAGACCTACAACAACCTGGACGTGACGGTGACGCGGGCGCTGCAGCACCGCTCCCATTACTTCGAGGGCGTCCTCAAGTGCTACAAACACGAGACGTTGGAAGCCATCATCAACCGCCTGGTGGAGGCTGAGGTAACTCGCGGCCCACAGAGCGCGGTGGGGGGGAGTGGGAGCCCCCTGCCCAcctcgcccccccccccccccccaatctcCCCCCCCCAGGTGCACCGTTTGGTGGTGGTGGATGAGAGCGACGTGGTGAAAGGCATCGTCTCCCTCTCGGACATCCTCCAAGCCCTGGTTCTCCCCGAGGGCTCTGAGCCCTGAGCGGTGCTGTGGGGGGGACTCAGCCCAGCTCGGTGCCCCCCCGCCCTCCCCCTCCTTTCCCGGGGGGGTCGcacacaccagcagcagcagcagcagcaataaaccggctgtggggcaggggcaGCTTCtacctccccctccccaccggGTGCTTGGGCAGCCCCCAACCCCTCAGTGTGCTCCTATGGGGCGACTGATCCCggctggggggggggctggCGGGGGGGCTGCATGGAGCCGGGGCTGGGGGCGTCCCGGCCCCAcatagctttatttttcccccactcTGCTCCCCTCACTGCCACCGCTTTGTGTGCGGAGAGAAATGGCAAATAAACACAGACCTGGCACCAATGCAGCCTCGTTGTGCGGGGCGCCgaggggggggggtggaaggggggggggcaccgggacccccccccccgcgTCACCGTCGGGGGAATCTGCTGAGCTCACCCAGCCCCTAAATCCCTGTTTGTTCTGCCGGTGGCTTCACTGAAAGG containing:
- the PRKAG1 gene encoding 5'-AMP-activated protein kinase subunit gamma-1 isoform X2, with the protein product MEEPGPGPVAQSPAERSAPGAEGEPPRGPYTAFMKSHRCYDLIPTSSKLVVFDTSLQVKKAFFALVTNGVRAAPLWDSKKQSFVGMLTITDFINILHRYYKSPMVQIYELEEHKIETWREVYLQDSFKPLVCISPNASLFDAVSSLIRNKIHRLPVIDPDSGNTLYILTHKRILKFLKLFDPVPAPLPTSQGAAGAPNPASVSTVSPPPSPSPADCRGPEARLYGPHPGGAADRYLQQHRRGERQHPHLRGSGHLRAAPRFCSACGR
- the PRKAG1 gene encoding 5'-AMP-activated protein kinase subunit gamma-1 isoform X1 — translated: MEEPGPGPVAQSPAERSAPGAEGEPPRGPYTAFMKSHRCYDLIPTSSKLVVFDTSLQVKKAFFALVTNGVRAAPLWDSKKQSFVGMLTITDFINILHRYYKSPMVQIYELEEHKIETWREVYLQDSFKPLVCISPNASLFDAVSSLIRNKIHRLPVIDPDSGNTLYILTHKRILKFLKLFIAEVPKPDFMARTLEELQIGTYSNIAVVSASTPIYVALGIFVQHRVSALPVVDDSGRVVDIYSKFDVINLAAEKTYNNLDVTVTRALQHRSHYFEGVLKCYKHETLEAIINRLVEAEVHRLVVVDESDVVKGIVSLSDILQALVLPEGSEP